Sequence from the Ostrea edulis chromosome 8, xbOstEdul1.1, whole genome shotgun sequence genome:
gttgtatttttaaataagatCATTATTACGATCATACGAGTTTGCAAAATGCTTATTTTAAATAAACGAAACTGCTGAAACcctgtaacatacatgtacttctatgTACAACTTATCATCACGGGAATTCAGAGAGCAGAGTAATCATATCGAAAGTTTTTACAACAGATTAAAACTCATATAAGCTGATTACCGCCTTAATTTGTAATACGTGTATCTTAGTGTGTACACCCGTAATCTTATGTAACGATATTACATCTTGTTTTAACTATGAATgttctatataaatgtataatatacaaACAGTTCTAGAAGGGATTTTGTGGTGAAACCTACTCTGTGAACAGCTGGCACCGATGAAACCCTTTTGGCAATCACAGCTTCCGTCAACTTTACTGCAAATACCGCCGTTTTCACAGGAACATTTAGATTTACACCCGCTGCCATAGTAACCATCTAAACAGGCTGAAATATATATTGGTATGATATAATGATGACCATGCTGTGTAGAGAGGGGGCGTGATAATAAACAAGTTGTCGTTCTTTCATGCTGGTTTATTTAAATAGTGACTTAGATAACATACTGTGATTtactaatattttgaataacCTACATTGTATGTTGCTATGTTGGATTTTTCATTATTACTGTGTATATATTCACGAAATTCTTATTTTCGTGTTAAGAAAACCTTATTAATTGACACCAACGTAGATTTTCTCGCAAATGAAATTGACAAATACATGTTTTCATACAGGAACAAATATTTACGAAATTTTcgtttatcatatttttattacGTAGTCACCGGAACTTACGTTTAGCACACATTTCACCATGGAATCCCTGAGCACATATACACGAACCGTCCTTAGGGTGGCAGACGCCCTGATTTTTACAGTCAGAACATGTCTGGTTACACCGCACACCATATCGACCGGTAGGACAGGCTACAAGATAAAAACGGAGTTAAAACGGAGTGGAACTTGCAAAGACGAATATCTACATAATAGTAATATAGAATGTGTTTAAGCAACATTGAGGGTCAAATTCAATAGTGAAAGCCTTAACCTTTATCAGTGAAATAGCTCTTCTTTCAGTTTACAATCTATGGGCAATGTGAAAGGCTAAATTAACAATACCCCCCTTCTCAATCGTCTATGTCAAGaacataaacaagaggcccatgggccacatcgctcaactgagtcaccttggtccatatcagaagactttacatatatatttgcatataaaaccgtagtccctattatggccccaaacctacccctggaggccatggtctttgcaaacttgaatctacactatgtcagaaagctttcatgtaaatgtcaacttctttggcccattggttcttgggacgaagatttttaaagattttccctatatatttgtatgtaaaactttgatcccccttgtggccccatcctaccccccgggggccatgatttgaacaaacttgaatctgcactatgtcagaaagttttcatgtaaaaatcagcttttctggctcagtggttcttgagaagaagatttttcctatatatttgtatgtaaaactttgatcccctattgtggccccatccaactcccGGAGCccgtgatttgaacaaacttgaatcttcattatgtcaggaagctgtcatataaatctcagcttttctggctcagtggttcttgagaagaagatttttaaagtttttccttatatatttgtatgtaaaactttgatcacctattgtggccccatcctacccccgggggccatgatttgaacaaacttgaatctgcaccatgtcagaaagttttcatgtaaaaatcagcttttctgacttagtggttcttgagaagaagatttttaaagatttttcctatatatttgtatgtgaaactttgatccccccttggggccccatcttatcccagggggccatgatttgaacaaacttgaatctgcactatatcagaaagttttcatgtaaaaatcagcttttctggctcagtgattcttgagaagaagatttttaaagattttccctatatatttgtatgtaaaactttgatccccccttgtggccccatcctaccaccgggggccatgatttgaacaaacttaaatttgcaatatgtcaggaagctttcaggtaaatttaagctcttctggcccagtggttcttgagaagaagatttttaaatgacccaaccctatttttgcatttttgtgattatctcccccttgaaagggacatggcccttcatttgaacaaacttgaaagcccttcacccaaggatgcttttggccaagtttggttgaaattggcccagtggttcatgagaagaagatgaaaatgtgaaaagtttacagacagatggacagacggacagacagacagacgtacGCCGGACAAAacgtgatcagaaaagctcacttgaaccttcggttcaggtgaacTAAAAGATTTATCACATGATTAACCATTAGTGACCTTAACATGCTATGTGACACCAAATCGCACGCTAGTTAGacgtttgtttgtaaacaataaaaaggaaattaaaagataaaataattgaTAAGAACTACCGTCAAATTGgttttttaaatgtacaatgtatcaagaattcatattgtaaatttatattataaaacaagtgaaaataacgaacagtgataaatttcataaatacaaatttaagagAATGGTAAATACGGACCTCTGAAAATAGTAGAGAGGTGGACTCAGGTGTCTGGGTGGAATAAGCATCCAATAGAAAACAATATGGGTGAAAAAaggaagataatgaacagttatcAATGTCATAAATCCCAGAAAGGAAATGAGACTGCGAGTATGACAATCCGCTTGACCTGGCCTTGATGCACCATTATATTACACATTCACCAAtaaaacttatcattgggtccaATGCTGTTTGGCGTGTTTCATCCCGATTGTTAATTCATTctttgcacattgattttgactatggattcctccgtgtacctgatcaagatatagggcttacggcaggtgtgaccggtcaacaggggatgcttactcctcctagtcacctgatcccatccctggtatatctaggggcaGTGTTTGCCAAACACTATAtcttatattccttataggagttctgagattgatcgctgttcgttatctttacctttcatgtataGGTGAGAAATCCAGAATAGTGTTCGTGTACTTACGATATTGACATGTCGGGCCAGTAAATCCTGAGGGGCAAGTCTTAGCAATACACTGTCCTGTCACGTGATCACAGGTCTGGTCCGACGCGCAATTACACTGGAAACGGCAGCTGTTTCCATAGTAACCCTCGTTACACGCTGAAAAAATACCGTTTATTGTCATATTCTATGTTTTTAGAATGGAAAGTGTGCGTTATGatataattaaaatgaaaactaCTACCAAAGCAGGTATATGATTCTAATTAACTGTTACCTTTTGTACAGTAAGGGCCCTGATATCCAGGCCGGCAGATGCAAGTTCCAGTTTCTTGGTCACATGACCCCTTGTTGTGGCAAGTGCATGTCTTGTCGCAGTTTTCTCCCCATTTTCCGTTTCCGCACTTGCTCTTACAGTTCACACCTTTAATACGAAGCAAATTTGTGATCAAcatcatttgttttgttttgtttctttaaGAAAATAGAAAGTGGGACGCTTTGTTTCTGTTTATTAAAGTTGCATGAGTACACTTTGCGCTAGGAAACTTCAGAATGTTGCCCGTATTAGCCTGGTAAATGTATctatataagtacatgtatattgtagatcatttgacattttaaaaaatcataatataatttcaaaaaatgTATGCCTGTTTGGTTTTGGTCCGaagaataaaaaagaaatgatatacaATTGTATGAAATACCGCCTTGGTCATGAGCAATTTTTGTAAcacataagtacatgtatgtgaaaatcCGCaagataaatatcaaatatttgtcaTGAAAAACAAATCAACTATAACAATGGATACTGAATTTAAACTACCTTTCAAAGGTCAACATTTTGGATCAGTACAGTACACTAATTGTGTTTTTGCATTTGGCAATAAATCttgatataaaatgaataatgtGGAATAACTAGAATTCGTGGTGtatcaattttcgtggaattcgtgggtactcCTCATCCACGAAtgtacatcctcaacgaataaagaatcataattacattccagagttatctttcttacaaatatataaatccacgaaattacgtccccacgaacccgtaaaaattcagcaatccacgaaaattggcccacACGAATTTAAATCATTCTATAATACTGTAGGGATTTTCTAATGGCATTATCTACATAGTATCCTCACCAAACCAGAATGGGTCACAGAAGCATTCGCCGTTTTCCGCCCCACAACCATAGCTGTTCTCCGGATCACACTCGCACCGCTGACCACAGGCCTTACCGAATGTCCATTTCTGCATGAATTATAAATACTTCTGtataattaatcaatttaaGTTCATAGGCTGCACACGGAGTGGTAAGTAAAACTGAAGTCCTGTCCATCACTTTTATCTACATACGATCAtcaacatgaaaggtgaagatgacgaacagtgatcaatctcataactcctacaagcaatacaaaatagatagttgggcaaacacggacccctggacacaccagaggtgggatcaggtgcctaggaggagtaagcatcccctgtcaggAATCTGAAACCCATTTCAGTCAGTGTAGAAATCATTTAGCATGTTTTACATATCCATTCATGGATCAACATTTTGTTGATTTGTGTTACGTCTCTTCGAGAATTGTGGCGTCACTGTTGAGTATGAATTACCACATAACTAccattgtgacgtcactgttGAGTATGAATTACCACATAACTACCAATTCGTTGTGCTCATGACAGTAAGTGTTCTCTATTTATAAAAAAACCTGTGAACGCTTTCAGCATAATTCACAAACTGTAAGTAAAACATCACAAAGTTAGGCCAGCCCTCAGGGCAGTTGTAGTGTGGCATCCTATCATGTCAACACCTGTCATAAAACGAGACCTCCATGTTTAAGTTCATAtacgaaagacccgtgattctcacttctaaatcccgagagtttggcgaaggagcaagcACTACCTATATTTGCGTCTTCggtttgacgtggccatggcACGATCTAACTTCTAACTCAAAACCCCACGCACACGAAGCGAATGCTATATGAGAGCTACAGCGACCGGTCGACATATTGATATGCAGTTCAAAACAGTGCGCAAACGATATAGATTCCCAGACCTTGCCATAAATAAATCTAAATTCCTTTATCTGGCACTTTTACAACATGCATTTCCATATCTTGCATTCATAATTGAGCCATTCCTATCAAAAAGGGCCCTTAAGTATATGAGTGCTAAAGTGTGAACTATAGAGAACATTCCTCAAAATATTAGAACAATGTTGATTGTCGTTAGaatattacagtcaatcaaaGATGACAGCCGACTAGTGATTGGTTATCATGGCcattttctttacaagtatgcaaaaaatgacgtcacgtttttttttcattatgacttGCAAAACGTTGTTAGATAAGATAAGGGTCTTTTTCGTAGGAAAATTATGATGTAGAATCCCTTACTTTCCACTCAAACAATACAATCCTGTTACTCTGCACTGACACAATACAGATTTCCCGCATATTGTATTCAAACAATGCATGGATAAACCTCTACCTTGCACTGGTTTTGGCACTGTTCCCCATCATATCCTGGTCGACACATGCATTTTCCGTTTCTATAGAAACAGTAAGCATCGTTCTGACAGTCACATTGTTTGCTGCAGTTGTAGCCATAGAAACCAGCATCGCAAGTATGTTCACACAGTCCTCCCGTAAAACCTGAAAATGAATTATAAGTCATATGATTGATAATACTTATAATTCTGTATTTAGTACGACCATCTGTATGAACTGCACATAGTTTGTAACATGCTTTCTTTACGATGATGTTTGCTAGCTTGCTAGCTGAAATATACAAGGCCAAGCTATATAgcatacaaaatacatatattttctcATCAAGTAAATTTCCTGTAAGAAAACAAAggaattttgaatttcttttagAACCTGCATGAGGAACAGTTGCAATTTAATGCTAGAAATATTAAAGTATACAcattccttcttttaatttacATTTGTGTCATCTCGAAACTCtgcgttttgttttgttttgtttgttttttcggtgggttttttatggggggggggggtgttttggTTTTGGTGTTTAGACCAGGATTATTCATGGGACACTTACCGGCTGTGCAGTTACATTTCCCGTACTTGTAGTGGCAGTCACCGCCATTTTGACACCGACATGCCTGGGAACAGTCCTTACCGAACCAACCGTGAGGACACGTCATGTTACACCTGTAATGACAACGAGGCGACTTACTCCATACAGCATCTAATATGATCTGTTTACGATCCAACATGTATTAAAGGAAATAAACATTAAAGAGACGATAGCCATTGTCAGGACAGTAGCTTCTtaagaaaattttcttttcactCAATGATTAAATTTGAACTGAGTTTGGTAAACAAAAGGCTACACGAAAAGGTTATATGATGTCTTTGCCAACATCTGTATCAATTTTTAATTGGACACTGTAGAtctttatgtatgtatgtgccCGCTCCACAGGGAATGTTCACTTCCCCTAAgcatctgatcccatctctggtatatccaggagtctgAGTTCACCCTACTCTAactttatattctttataaaatcTACATTCCTTGTCCGTAATAttcactgggttttttttttcattattggaAAACATTGTTTACTCCTAGTACATTATCAATAAACAAATCtggtttttaaatatttagaattcacGTACAAAATAGATAACCTACTTGTATCCCGTATATCCCTCCATACACTGACATTCTCCGGTCACGTGATGACAGAGGGCGCCATTTTGACAGTTGCACTGTTTCTCACATCTGTCTCCATAATACGGCGCTGGACATGGTTCACTACATGTGACCCCACTGTAACCAGGACTACAAACACACTCTCCAGTACCCGGATGACAACTGACATgcaaataaaattgaaatctacagtaaaaaattgaatatgtttCGTCCTGTCTTAAGAGATCAGGATTAGTTCGGTAGATTTACCTAATCTATATCAGTTATCCAGGTACTTGTTTCTGAGGATATGAATATTGGAAGTTAGGAGAAATGCTAAAGTTTTCCTGGATACATTAAAACTACGTGACAGTAATTAGAATTTTGtccaatattatttcatatagaTATTTGTGTACTATCTGTAAGACACCTCTGCTACAAGACATGTCCTGTTTTGAACAGTAAGACAGAGACTTTGATACTCTCTAGAAGCTATTGTAGGCCCTAGGTATAGCACTATGTTGGTGACCATGAAATGCTTTGATCTGAATTGCTGAAGTCTGGAGGGTGTGGTTGACTCACCTATCAGATTGTGTAGTGTTGCAACGACATTCAATATCACAATTTTGTCCGAACTTCCAGTCGTCACATGCTGTGGAAAATAATGAGAAAATGTACAAGTGAGTGAAGGTATGGGGGTCTTAGCAGCCAGGATCCGGggaaattggggggggggggggtacgtcACGTGATTTTCAACTTCGAACTTCGTTTTTATACTACGTCATACAATAAAAGATGCTGAAGTAAATAGGATAATAGATAATTCtgttaaaatgaaattcatttgttAAAGACCGTCAAGATTAGACGCCGAGATTACTAGATAATAACTGTCAGAGAAGATGGTTAGGGTGAGGGAGAACAGCTCGTCTGATTTATaggtttgtttttcaaaccCATGAACAAAAGAAGCGTGACTATGGTCTAAAAGCGTCACAGGGTAAGCAGGTAAGTCTCAAAGTCTCTCTCATGCAGCTGCAGACGTTCCTCAATGTTCCAGAGTCAATGAGTTTGGATACAATATAATTATCGGCGAATCCCCAGAGATTCcctttgatttataattatttgCACCTGAGGAcagatatacaaaaaaaaaaaaaaaaaaaacagagaGAAAAATAAAACGGGTTGCGATGCACTCAGACAAAAGATATCATTGCACACAAAAAATTCTACTGTAATCTAGAAATGGATTCAGTGTGCCTCATGTTTACGTATCTATAAGATATGATGTAATTTTGCAAaccaacaatatacaataaaatttacattttaggGAGAGCGCTTGGACAAGGTTTGCCAACTGATTTACCTCCATttgacattgtacatgtatattcattgaatatgattttgaaaacaaatgcaCTAACTTCGTTTTTCATTCACCAAAACATTTCGATGTGGCAGTCATGATtatgtgggttttttaaaaaataaatatacttatatcactaattctgttttattatataaatcaaatgtttatttatatgacATCCTATTGACGTGTGCACTCACCGCGAACGGAACATGTGGGACCTACAAATCCAGGAACACAACGGCACCTTCCGGTCATGTGATCACAAGTACCGCCATTTTCACAGTGACATTGCTTTGAACAGAACATTCCGTAAAATCCTATTGGGCATTCCTCAGTACATCTGTGTATGAGAGTGAATACAGAGAATTCGGACGAACAGACAACATAACAATTTCACAAGTACTCTCCATTAAAAACGCTTTTGTCAAATTTCTTACAAAATACTTTTAATATCCCCTAAAAACCCTCAATGAATACAACAGATGATGTATTACTCAATGAACAATgataataaatatgaattaattttcaagaaacaaaatccCCAGGATAACTCGGACGTGACTTACTTTTCCCCGATATACCCGGGACCACAGATGCATGTGCCGTTATATCCGTCGCACGTGGCGTTGTTATAGCAACTACAGGTTTGGGCACAGTTAACCCCATACGTCCCCTCCCCACAGGGTTCGGTACAGATGTTTCCCTGAAAAAAGtcaaagaaaacaaatcaaTGGAGATTTCATTTCAGTGAATGGCAATAGTACACATAattgcattattatttttttttagatgaacAGCTCTATTTTATGGATTTCATTATTGACTTCAAACATATTTGAACCTATCATTCGTCTATTAGTTTTTGATAGCCAAATGTTCCTGTTCTACAGGGGAGTGTATTTCAGTCATGCCCTACTTCATGACATACTTAACAATAACTGAGAATAGCAGCACTAGACGTAGCGAACATAGACATTAATAGCAATGCTATACATTGAGAACAATAGTACTAGAGACAATTCGTTATTGAGTAAAACCGATATACTCTCCAATAACTAGAAGAAATTGTTCGCAGTCGTTATCGTTGAAAATGATAGTTACATATCTAGGTTTATCGGCCCAGGAAGTGGTGAACTACTAACATTTTCCGGTTCTACTAACTCAGATTCCATTACAATCGCGGCACTTCCGTTGACACGGACTGACGGTTAATGTTTTCGTCGGTATCGGTAGACACTGTTTGTGTCGGTAATCAAGAGTCTAACGACATACTCTACAAACTTCTCTCATCATTGTGATTATTAATGTTTTTTTATTCTCTTAAATCGAATCCCAGGCGAATTCTATATCGGTACGAAGACTTCTGTTCGATACTACTAAAATTCAGTGTCCTAAGGACCTTTATTTGGATTTATTCAGCCAATAGTGAAAGTGAGAACAGCAGATTGATCCTATGCTTAGCCAAAAAGTCACGTGTTCAGCATTGTTATAAATCATTAGTACCGggtaaatatgaaaagtttaacGCGTATAGCTATTCAAGCATCATTCctctaaaaaataaaatctacatgTCATACTAACCGTCCATCCGGGCTTACAgtgacaacttccggtttctgTGTTACATGCAGCACCATTCTGACATTTACATTTAGAGTCGCAATGAGCATCATGCGAATCTGGTGGGCAGCGCATGTCACAGCTAAAATTAGACGTTACGTAATTATATTTTCTCAGCTAAAAGAGAACAAAAGGTTGTCATGTGTATAGCATCATATATAAAAAGCATCGTTAATATAGCGAAACAAGTGTGTTTGAGCTGTTTCATATCAAGCCTTTATACGTACAGTGCGCCATGATATCCCGGCGGACAGAAACAAGCGCCGTTGGTGGCGCTGCATGTTGCTCCGTTCTGGCATTGACACATTAGCTGACAGTTTGGACCATATGAACCCTCCGCGCACGGCGTCTGACAGCGCTCACCCGTGAAGCCTTGAATATAGCAATAACTCACATCTAAATACAATCCaaaaatagatataaaacagaatCTGACAACATACCCGCCTAAAATAGAGGTGCATAACACAGATATAAAAAGAGTCTGACAACATACCCGCCTAAAATAGAAGTGTCTAAAACAGATATAAAACAGAGTCAGACTGGCAACATACCCGCCTAAAACAGAGGTACCTAAAACAGATATAAAACAGTCAGTCTGGCAACATAAGAGTTAGTCTGGCAACATATCCGCCTAAAATAAAAATGcctaaaacaaatataaaacagAGTCTGGCAACATACCCGCCTAAAACAGAGGTGCCTAAAACAGAAATCTATCACCGGGTAATATAAAGCAACACCTGTCTTCCGTGCACTGCTAATGCACATCGATGCTTTAATACCATGGTCTTCGTCCGTCCGTTCAGACGAAATAAATTACATACCTGCTGCGCATATGCAATGTCCTGAATCTGGGTCACACTGCCCATGTCCGCTACAGTCGCACTGCCGCTGACAATTAGGACCCCAGGTGTCTGGAGGGCAGTCTGTAAAACGCACAAAGAAATTTCAAACCTGAGAACACACCTCTCTGTCAAGCTCATTTAGCAATGGATAAAAGCTCTTGATATCAATGTTTTCTGCCTCACTAATATCTGTGAAATCATAGGCAATGGAAAGTGGGAAGGGTCTGTCAGATATACATGTCCGGAATGAAAGACAGTCAATTCATTGGCGGATCGGATGTTATCGGAGTTTCATCCTAGCATTGATAGACACACTCACACATacagggagagagagaaaaacagAGAGAGGGGGCGCACGGAAAGAGGGATacagagagagggggggggggggcagagaGAAAGACAGACAGGGGAGACATGAGACACCTTTCAAATGCATTACCATGTGACATTATAAGATTTACCAGAGCTGCAGTCAATCCCCCGCCATCCCTCGTTACAAATACAGTTGTCTGGTCCTGCACAAACTCCATTCACACAACCAGACCTACAGTGTGCTGAAAATAAAGAGAAATGTTTTCATACATctgcacatttttattttatttcaggcGGTATATTCCccttaaatgataattatagtGGAACAAGTCCACAAATATCATTTTCAGGAGATACATATGAAGATGTTTGTGTTCTGTATTTATTGCAATAGAAAATTATGTTGAAacaattcttttaaaacttCTCATCacgtttatttcattttgatttgcTACTCCCAAATTAGATATGAGAGGTGTCAAACAATTTCGCTTCTATCGTTGCAAGCGTTTCCATTTTGAACCAGCCAATTAGCACTTTATAACAAATTTGCTTAACTTTAAGCGCCTAGACTTTGTCAGTATCTTTCCACTCCTGGTATAGCTTATTCACTAGGAGAACGTGTGTGAATACTTACATATGCACTGGTCGTTAGACAGCGTGTACCCCTCACAGCAGTGGTACTCCTTCCGGTACAAAGTTCGTTTCTCCTGTTTATATCCGGTCCGATAGAGAGTGCTACAAAAGGGGACAATCTCAAAAGTTATTCTTTTATAAATAGAATTCCATGTAATTGAAATAATTCCttcattaatttgatttttttaattgtattttatttcgaaaATAATTCTCTACAATTAACTCTATGGGAATGACTCATGCATGAAATTGAATATGCTTAGGAATACatattaaacatgtatataattttgatgTATCCATTTTATGCAAGTCGGAAATAGGACATGATGCATATACCAACACCATTCTAATGTCCAGTTATCACCATGCAAATCCGAACTACGCACGAAATCCccttatattttatattatggaCGGAATGTTTTCAGTTTTAGCCACACCGATGTACGATATACAATGCAACACACTTATCGCGCAGTGATGAAGACAaacaattttaattcaatttaaacgTAACTCTTAATATCCAATGAGTTcatatttatgttttaaaactacggGGAATTAAAATCACTTcgctgtaagcgtgaattcatgaTGAGAGTGTTCGCTGTAACTACGATTTACTGTATTCATGCAAACTGAagggtacatacatgtatatacatatacatgtatatgtatttacaagAATGTCCTATGACAGCAGTGTCTATATATCCGGAATTGAATACATCAGTCTGAATCATGCAAGACAAACTCACGAACAGGTCTAGAACGTACGAATCACAACCGCATGCACCATTCAACACCGATAGACCTGATCCTaggataaaacaacaaacacaagCCAGGCTATACAGTATAAACAGACATCGGCCCAGGATATaataaacaaacacaacaataaCCTACGTCAGCTTCGATTAACCCTCTGCGCATGCTTGCTGCTTTGTACTCACTAGCATTTGGTGCAGCGGAATAACTTGAGAATGTTACGACACCAGGTTTTGGTGCACTTTTCATACGGCTTTTGGTATGAAACTTGTTTAATCTTTATAAACCTGGAAGAATATCGTATTCCAATGAAAACGTCTATACCACTTTTCATTCAGTGCGATTTATTTTCCATCACCCAAATTTGAATGCATGCGTTTCCCATGCTCGGTGTTCTTTCTACCTAGACGAAAAACAATTCTGGTTAGATACATATCCTCCCTTAAACCATTGCGGTCACGTGACCTCTTTACTCACTAGCATTTCGTACAACGAAATAATTCGAGCACGTTGGGACACCAGGTTCGGGTACAGCGTTCAAATGG
This genomic interval carries:
- the LOC125662114 gene encoding multiple epidermal growth factor-like domains protein 11 isoform X2, with the protein product MKLPRSLVQLSLIALFYVCPASGLSEGEANVCEKTVSYVQVFTKVISVPYQKCTQTWCSSIWNLFRCTHCYTLYRTGYKQEKRTLYRKEYHCCEGYTLSNDQCISHCRSGCVNGVCAGPDNCICNEGWRGIDCSSDCPPDTWGPNCQRQCDCSGHGQCDPDSGHCICAAGFTGERCQTPCAEGSYGPNCQLMCQCQNGATCSATNGACFCPPGYHGALCDMRCPPDSHDAHCDSKCKCQNGAACNTETGSCHCKPGWTGNICTEPCGEGTYGVNCAQTCSCYNNATCDGYNGTCICGPGYIGEKCTEECPIGFYGMFCSKQCHCENGGTCDHMTGRCRCVPGFVGPTCSVRACDDWKFGQNCDIECRCNTTQSDSCHPGTGECVCSPGYSGVTCSEPCPAPYYGDRCEKQCNCQNGALCHHVTGECQCMEGYTGYKCNMTCPHGWFGKDCSQACRCQNGGDCHYKYGKCNCTAGFTGGLCEHTCDAGFYGYNCSKQCDCQNDAYCFYRNGKCMCRPGYDGEQCQNQCKKWTFGKACGQRCECDPENSYGCGAENGECFCDPFWFGVNCKSKCGNGKWGENCDKTCTCHNKGSCDQETGTCICRPGYQGPYCTKACNEGYYGNSCRFQCNCASDQTCDHVTGQCIAKTCPSGFTGPTCQYPCPTGRYGVRCNQTCSDCKNQGVCHPKDGSCICAQGFHGEMCAKPCLDGYYGSGCKSKCSCENGGICSKVDGSCDCQKGFIGASCSQSCPEGYYGQHCNSTCECGNVEFCHPAYGCLSQPGVAKVTDATDNAPASSLIAGITIAVLVLTLIIVIMFIYYKRRMGRLKSENRAVMQYIQSTEGADSEGNLPVAGINNPMYVSDNQNVTNIEREIQRQQRDSKHQRPTSCSQNEAPCDLTNDLTVAKNVGCSTFGACASDNQYDDENDVDRYTTLKDFQAKLEDINRTENAACAKLDAKHGDMYNNLKVNLDHLDTVKKQNIPDYDNISIGVMDSDSDDESNEHQPSTSGSNYDNVTSPVSCDVTNTIVVIYDTPRNTSSSGALNTPDAIQSELDDIAESYNDVVDITSLSRGTGNDLSDRDINVLLDEIANLS
- the LOC125662114 gene encoding multiple epidermal growth factor-like domains protein 11 isoform X1, with product MKLPRSLVQLSLIALFYVCPASGLSEGEANVCEKTVSYVQVFTKVISVPYQKCTQTWCSSIWNLFRCTHCYTLYRTGYKQEKRTLYRKEYHCCEGYTLSNDQCISHCRSGCVNGVCAGPDNCICNEGWRGIDCSSDCPPDTWGPNCQRQCDCSGHGQCDPDSGHCICAAGFTGERCQTPCAEGSYGPNCQLMCQCQNGATCSATNGACFCPPGYHGALCDMRCPPDSHDAHCDSKCKCQNGAACNTETGSCHCKPGWTGNICTEPCGEGTYGVNCAQTCSCYNNATCDGYNGTCICGPGYIGEKCTEECPIGFYGMFCSKQCHCENGGTCDHMTGRCRCVPGFVGPTCSVRACDDWKFGQNCDIECRCNTTQSDSCHPGTGECVCSPGYSGVTCSEPCPAPYYGDRCEKQCNCQNGALCHHVTGECQCMEGYTGYKCNMTCPHGWFGKDCSQACRCQNGGDCHYKYGKCNCTAGFTGGLCEHTCDAGFYGYNCSKQCDCQNDAYCFYRNGKCMCRPGYDGEQCQNQCKKWTFGKACGQRCECDPENSYGCGAENGECFCDPFWFGVNCKSKCGNGKWGENCDKTCTCHNKGSCDQETGTCICRPGYQGPYCTKACNEGYYGNSCRFQCNCASDQTCDHVTGQCIAKTCPSGFTGPTCQYPCPTGRYGVRCNQTCSDCKNQGVCHPKDGSCICAQGFHGEMCAKPCLDGYYGSGCKSKCSCENGGICSKVDGSCDCQKGFIGASCSQSCPEGYYGQHCNSTCECGNVEFCHPAYGCLSQPGVAKVTDATDNAPASSLIAGITIAVLVLTLIIVIMFIYYKRRMGRLKSENRAVMQYIQSTEGADSEGNLPVAGINNPMYVSDNQNVTNIEREIQRQQRDSKHQRPTSCSQNEAPCDLTNDLTVAKNVGCSTFGACASDNQYDDENDVDRYTTLKDFQAKLEDINRTENAACAKLDAKHGDMYNNLKVNLDHLDTVKKQNIPDYDNISIETGVMDSDSDDESNEHQPSTSGSNYDNVTSPVSCDVTNTIVVIYDTPRNTSSSGALNTPDAIQSELDDIAESYNDVVDITSLSRGTGNDLSDRDINVLLDEIANLS